AGCCGTGCCGCCTCTGCCTTTGCGCCGCCGAGGCCGAGGAAATCGACAAAGGTCGCCTTGCCACGGCCCTTGTCCTTGCCCGTGGCCTTGCCCAGCGTGGCCGTATCCGACTCCACATCCAGAATGTCGTCGGCCACCTGGAAAGCCAGCCCGATATGATCCGCGTACTGACGAAGCGGGCCACGTTCCGCGCCCGCCATGATGGCGCCCGACTCGCAGGCAAAGCGGAACAGGGCCCCTGTCTTCATGCCCTGCATGGCGGCAATGGCCGAATAGGATTCAAAGCCACCCGCTTCAGCCGCGATATCGTTCATCTGCCCGCCCACCATGCCAGCCTCGCCGGAAGCACGCGCCAGTTCGAGGACGAGGTTGCTGCGGATCGCAGCGTCGCCATGGGTCGCGCCCTCCGCCAGAATTTCGAAGGCAAAGGTCAGCAGTCCGTCGCCCGCCAGGATCGCGGTGGCCTCATCGAACTTGCGGTGCGTCGTCGGCTGTCCCCGCCGAAGGTCGTCATCGTCCATGGCCGGAAGATCGTCATGCACGAGGGAGTAGCAGTGCACGCATTCCAGGGCGGCAGCGACGCGCAGCGCTTGCGCAGGCCGCTGGTCGAACAGCCCGGCGGATTGCATGACCAGGAACGGCCTCAGCCGCTTGCCCTGGCCAAGGCTCGCATAGCGCATGGCCGCCCGCAGCCGGTCTCCGGAACGGGGCGGCAGCAGCCGCTCGAGTTCGGTTTCAATGGCCTGTGCCGTTTCCGCCAGCGCGGTTTCAAAGGTCGGGTGCTGCTCTTGTGCCACGTGTGCAATTCCGCAATATGAGTTCCCATACGCAGATGGCACCGAAATCTCAACAGAAGGCCGTGGGCAAACCGCAGGAAACGCTGCCATGGGCACCGCGCAAGCGGCGGGCGGGGGCGCTGCCCGAGGGCGAATCTGCCGCTCCGGCGCGGGCCGACGCTTCGCCCGCGGGACGATTCCAGCGTCTGCGTGACTTCTGGGCCGCGCGCACACTCTGGCAACGCCGGGTGCTCACGGTGCTGGGCGTGATGGTCGCCTGGCCCTTCGTGATGACGCTGGTCTACGGCGTGGTGCCGCCACCCATCTCGAACCTCATGGTGCTGCGCCTGTTCAGCGGCAATGGAATCACCAAGGACTGGGTGAGCCTCGACGACATGGCGCCCGCCCTCGCGGCCTCCGTCATCACCTCGGAGGATGCGCGCTTCTGCTCGCATCACGGCGTGGACTGGATCGAGTTTCAGGGCGTGGTCGAGGATGCCTTTGACGACGACGAAGGCCCCATCCGTGGCGCTTCCACCATTTCCATGCAGACGGCCAAGAACCTGTTCCTGTGGGACGGGCGTGGACCGCTGGGGGCGATCCGCAAGGGGCTGGAAATGCCTGTCGCCCTGTGGATGGATGCGGTGTGGACCAAGCGCCGGATGATCGAGGTCTATCTCAACATCGTGGAGTGGGCACCGGGCGTCTATGGTGCCGAAGCCGCGAGTCAGCATCACTTCAAGAAGTCCGTGAGCAAACTCACCCGGCGCGAGGCCGCGTTACTGGCGGCCGTCCTGCCCAATCCGATCAAGCGCAAGGCCGGAAAACCGTCGCGGCGCGTGAAGGTCATCGCCAGCGTCATCGAAAGGCGGGCCCGCATCATGGGGCCATACCTCACTTGCCTCCAGCGCAAGAAATGGCTATAGACCCCCCAGATTTCGCGCCCCAACTGGGGCGATTCCATTTTCAGAAGAGATTTCAGAGGTTTAGATCATGGCTGTTCCACGCAAAAAGATGACCAAGAGCCGTATCGGCATGCGCCGCTCGGGCCACAAGATGCCGACGGTGACGGTGATCGAGGACAAGACCTCGGGCGAACTGCGCCGTCCGCACCACATCGATCTCAAGTCGGGCACCTACAACGGCCGCCAGGTGTTGGCCGCCAAGTCTGACACCTGATCGATCAGGACATTCCTTTGCAAAGGCCGGGCGCTTCGCCCGGCCTTTTGCTTTTGTCGGAGCCTCCCTCTGGCTCCCCTGAGCCATTAACCAATCCTGTCGTGTTGGCGGGCATATTGCAGGTTCATGGTCATGTTGACGCCATCAGCCTCAGCCTTCTCGGATGCCGCATGGATGCGTGCCGTTCTGGCACATGTCCCGCGCGCTGCCGTGGTGGTGAACGAGCCCGAGGCCCGGTTTCATCTGTTGGCGGCACGGCGATCGCGTGTGCCAGTTCCTCATCTGCAATCGCTCACTGCCGCGTTGACGCCGTCGCCCTTGCCCTCTGTGGCAGGCACGCCCGGCGAAACGGAAGCCGCAGCCTTTCTCAATCGTCTCGACATGCCGCTGGTGCTGCGCGGCGTGACGCTGGACAATCCGGTGACGGCCGCGCTCATCAAGGGAGCGTCGCATGTCCGTGTGCTCAAGTCCTGGCACCGCGCCGCACTTGATCTGAACGGCGACTTCGACACCTGGCTCAACCAGAACTTCGATCACAAGCGCCGCAAGGAACTGAAGCGGCTGAAAGCGCGCCTTGCGGAGCAGGGAACGCTGACGCTGGAGGAACTGACGCCGGGCGGCGATCTTGCCTCCCACATCAAGGCCTTCCTGGAGGTTGAAGCCTCCGGCTGGAAAGGCCGGCGCGGCACCGCGATACTCAACAGCGCCACCACGGCGCAGGGGCTTGCTGCCGGTCTCGCGGCGATGTTCGTGCAGGGCAAAGTGCGCTTCTGGACAATGTATCTCGATCGAAAGCCGGTGGCCTCGCTCTTTGCTCTCGTCAACAACGGCGAGGCCGTACTGGGCAAGATCGGCTACGATCAGGCCTTCGCGAAATTCTCGCCCGGCGTGCTGGTGATCATCGAAGCCACACGCGCACTCTTTGCCGAACCCGGCCTGCGGCTTGCGGATTCCAATGCCATTCCCGGACACCCCATGATCGACCGCATTTGGCGGGACCGCATCCCTTGTGCCGACATGGTCATCGCGGGCTCATCGGTGAGCGCCACGGCCTTTGCACTGGTGTCACGTTACCATGGCACGAAAGATGCAATGCGCATGGCAGCTAAACGAATTTACCTCAGCGTAAGCGGACGGAGAGCGTCATGACCCTTGTGACCATCGACAGCGCCCTGGCCAAGGCCAGGTTCCTGAAGGAAGCCTTCACACTTAAGCATTCCCTCGTGGGCCATCCGCTCTTCACCTTGCCACGGCTTGTGGAACTGGCGAAGTCCATGCCTGGCGACCGCATCGAATACAATTCAGGCAAGCTGGCTGTGGCCGTGAAGCTGGAAGACGTGCCGCGCATCGACAAGACGCCGGAAGAGGTGATCCGTTCGATCGAGGTGGACAACGCCTGGATGGTGTTGAAGCGGGTTGAGTCCCATCCGGCCTACCGCTCGATTCTCGAAACCTTCGTGCGCGAGGCAAATCTCGCCGCTGGCCGCGACGCCGGCGAGTTCGAGGATGTCCAGGGCTTCATTTTCATCTCGTCCGCCAACGCCACGACGCCGTTCCACATTGATGCGGAAGAGAACATCCTGATCCAGCTTCACGGCGACAAGTTCGTGCGCACCTTCGACAATGGCGACCGCGCCCTGGTGGCGGAAGAGGAAATGGAACTTTCGCCCAGCAAGCACCGCTACCTCGGTTACGAAGACTGGTTCGAGTCACGCGCCACGCTGCACAGCCTGAAACCCGGCGATGCGCTGCACATGCCCTACATGGTCCCGCACTGGGTCTCGACGGGATCGAGCTATTCGATCTCCATGGCGATGACGTGGAAGACGCCGGAAGTCGTGCGTCTCAACAAGATCCGCACCATGAATGGCACGTTGCGCCGCTTCGGCCTTGCCCAGCGTCCGCCCGGCGCGTCGCCGGCCTTCGACGCCGCCAAGGTGGCGATGCACGATGCCATGCGCGGCGTTGTTGAACCCCTCCGCAAGTCGGAGACGATGCGCAACCTTCTGCGCGGCGCAGTCTACGGCAGGCAGGCAAACTACTTCCTGCGCGGCAAGACCGGGCACGGCGCCTGAATTCCCGCAGCCGCCTGAAACGCAAAACCCCGCCCGGGCGAACCGGACGGGGCGAAAACTTGTAACGTGCCACCGGCGCGCCGTGGGCAATCAGCCGAGAACCTTCTCCGCCGGAACGTAGGCATAGCCGAGGTCATCGGCCACGGCCTTGTATGTCACCTTGCCGCCGGCCACGTTCAGGCCGTTGCGGAGATGGGCATCGTCCGACAGCGCCTTCTTCCAGCCCTTGTTGGCAATGGCGAGGCCGAAGGGCAGCGTCACGTTGTTGAGGGCATAGGTCGAGGTGCGCGCAACGCCACCCGGCATGTTCGCTACACAATAGTGGATCACGCCATCGACCTCGTAGGTCGGATTGGCGTGGGTCGTGGCCTTGGAGGTTTCGGCACAGCCGCCTTGGTCGATGGCAACGTCCACGAGGACGGAACCCTTCTTCCAGCCCGGCAGCATCTTCTTTGTGACGAGCTTGGGTGCCGCAGCACCGGGAATGAGCACGCCACCGATGACGAGATCGGCATCAGCGCATTCGTCCTCCACAGCGCCCTGCGTGGAATAGAGCGTCTTCAACTGCGTGCCGAAGCGCGCCACCAGTTCTTCCATGCGGTCAGTGGATTTCTCCAGGATGGTGACATCCGCGCCGAGCCCGAGGGCCATGGCGGCCGCGTTGGTGCCGACGACGCCACCGCCGAGGATCACCACCTTGGCAGGGGCAACGCCGGGAACGCCGCCCAGCAGCACGCCACGTCCGCCCTGCGCCTTCTCCAGGCAATGGGCACCTGACTGCACCGACATGCGTCCTGCCACCTGGCTCATGGGCGCGAGCAAGGGCAGGCCGCCGCGTGCGCTGGTCACGGTCTCGTAGGCGATGCAGATGGCACCCGAATTGACGAGGTCCTTGGTCTGCTCCGGATCGGGGGCGAGATGGAGGTAGGTGTAGAGGATCTGGCCTTCGCGCAGCATCTTGCGCTCACCGGCCTGCGGTTCCTTCACCTTCACGATCATGTCGGCCTTGCCGAAGATTTCGTCCGCCGACGGAATGATCTTGGCACCTGCCTTTTCGTAGTCGGCATCGCTTGCGCCAATGCCTTCGCCGGCATGGCTCTGCACCCACACGCTGTGGCCGCTGCGCACGGCCTCACGCACCGAGATGGGCGTCATGCCCACGCGGTATTCGTGATTCTTGATTTCCTTTGGTACGCCGATCAGCATTCTTGGTTTCCTCCGTCCTAGAAGCTGCGGAGATTAGGCGAGAACCGCCGCAATGTTTTCCCGAAGCGCGGAGCCGGGTGCGCACACGCTGGCAAATTATTCCGTCGCATGTTAGATAAACGGAATGAAATTCCATGATTTGGACAAATCAGACAAAATCATCCTGAAAGTGCTGCAGTCGCAGGCGCAGGTTCCCCTGTCGGAGATGGCAGCCAAGGCTGGCTTGTCACCCTCGACCTGCCATCGCCGCATCAAGGCGATGGAAGAGGCGGGGCTGATCCTCGGTTACAGCGCGCAGCTCAACCGCAAGCACCTCGGCTACGCCAACGAATTTTTCGTGGAAGTGTCGCTCGCCGCGCAAACGGAAGAAGCCTTCGAGAAGTTCGAGAAGGCAGTAGCACGCGTTCCTGAAATCCTGGAATGCCACCTGATGAGCGGACAGTTCGACTATCTGCTGCGTGTCATTGCCCGCGATGCCGAGGATTACGAACGGGTCCATCGCACGCGGCTGGCGCGATTGCCCGGCCTGCAGCGCATCCAGTCGTCACTGGCCTTGCGAACGGTCAAGGCCGGCGGCGGCTTGCCGGTGGAGTGAACCGGGGCCGCACGCCGTCCTGGACGCGCCAGAAGGAAGAGGATCAGAAGCGGTAGGTGAGAACCGAACGGACCTGCTGGATGTTGGTCGCCGAATCCAGCGTGAAGCCGCCACCCGAGAAGATGTTGACGTCGCCGAGGTTGGTGTAGCGGTATTCCGACTTCCACGAGACGTTGTCGGTGAGCATCACTTCGACACCGGCGCCTGCCGTCAGACCGCCTTCATCGAAATCATACGAGGCGCTGAAGATGCCCGGGATATCGAGGTCGCCGTTGAACCAGGTGTGCGTGTAGCCCGCGATGCCGTACCACAGCACATCCGGGCTGGAGAGCACGCCGGCCCGCAGCAGCGCGCTGGCACTGTGCGTCGCTTCCAGTTCATAAGACAGGGAGCCGCCGAAGGCAGCGGCGTCCAAATCCGTGCTGGCGGTCGAGAGCGAGTAATCGCCCTGGATACCTGCCACGAAGCGGTCACCCACGAGAATGTCGTAACCGACTTCCGCGGTGCCGAAGAAACCTTCCCCACCGATGCCGGAAAGCTCCGCGCCGAAGCCCGGGCCCGCGCTCGCCTCGAGCACGTGGTTGATCATGCTGTAGCCGCCACCGATGCCGACGCGCAGGCCGTTCCAGCGCTCTTCGCTGCCGTCGAAGTCAGCGCCCATCACGCCCGGGCGGTACGACAACACGGCCCGCGCCGTATGCACATTGGCATTCTCGTCGATCGACAGGAAACCCGGGATGGTGAAGATGTTCGCATCTTCGTTCATCGTGTAACGATATTCGAGCTTGAGTGTGGTGTTGTTGGCGATGGCGCTTTCGATGCCGCCACCCAGGGTGAGGCCATCCGTGTCATAGTCATAGGAGGCGCCGAACACAGGCGCGCCATTGTTGTCGGCAACGCCGAGATCGCCGTTCCACCACGTGTGCGTCCAGCCGATAAGGCTGTACATCAAGGTATTGTCGTTGATGAGATGGCCGCCACGGATGATGGCGCTGATCGCATGGGTGGCTTCGAGTTCATAGTCGGCAGAACCAAGACCGCCGATGAAGCCGTTGATGTCCGTGCTGATGCCGCTGTAGGTGTAATCCACCTGCGCACCGAGGACGAAGTTGGAGCCCACGTTCAGGTCATAGCCGGCTTCCAGTGTTGCGAGGCCACCTTCGCCACCAAAGCCGCTGAAATCCAGTGTGCCCAGCCCCTGAGCGTCGATATCGATTTCGTGGTTGACCATGCCGTAGCCAACGCCCGCACCCACATGCCAACCGGTCCAGTCTGATACTGGCTGCTGAATGTCCGCAGCGATTGCAGAGGTGGCAAGAGCGCTGCTGAAGAGCGCAATGGTTGCAATACGGCGGGCGGTCGTCATGATGAATGCTCCTGTCGCCCCCGACGCGGCCATTATTGCTTACTGAAAAATGAATCCAATGGGTTTCCGGTTGAATCAGCATAAA
The nucleotide sequence above comes from Hyphomicrobiales bacterium. Encoded proteins:
- a CDS encoding 50S ribosomal protein L32, whose amino-acid sequence is MAVPRKKMTKSRIGMRRSGHKMPTVTVIEDKTSGELRRPHHIDLKSGTYNGRQVLAAKSDT
- a CDS encoding GNAT family N-acetyltransferase, translated to MLTPSASAFSDAAWMRAVLAHVPRAAVVVNEPEARFHLLAARRSRVPVPHLQSLTAALTPSPLPSVAGTPGETEAAAFLNRLDMPLVLRGVTLDNPVTAALIKGASHVRVLKSWHRAALDLNGDFDTWLNQNFDHKRRKELKRLKARLAEQGTLTLEELTPGGDLASHIKAFLEVEASGWKGRRGTAILNSATTAQGLAAGLAAMFVQGKVRFWTMYLDRKPVASLFALVNNGEAVLGKIGYDQAFAKFSPGVLVIIEATRALFAEPGLRLADSNAIPGHPMIDRIWRDRIPCADMVIAGSSVSATAFALVSRYHGTKDAMRMAAKRIYLSVSGRRAS
- a CDS encoding outer membrane beta-barrel protein — translated: MTTARRIATIALFSSALATSAIAADIQQPVSDWTGWHVGAGVGYGMVNHEIDIDAQGLGTLDFSGFGGEGGLATLEAGYDLNVGSNFVLGAQVDYTYSGISTDINGFIGGLGSADYELEATHAISAIIRGGHLINDNTLMYSLIGWTHTWWNGDLGVADNNGAPVFGASYDYDTDGLTLGGGIESAIANNTTLKLEYRYTMNEDANIFTIPGFLSIDENANVHTARAVLSYRPGVMGADFDGSEERWNGLRVGIGGGYSMINHVLEASAGPGFGAELSGIGGEGFFGTAEVGYDILVGDRFVAGIQGDYSLSTASTDLDAAAFGGSLSYELEATHSASALLRAGVLSSPDVLWYGIAGYTHTWFNGDLDIPGIFSASYDFDEGGLTAGAGVEVMLTDNVSWKSEYRYTNLGDVNIFSGGGFTLDSATNIQQVRSVLTYRF
- a CDS encoding cupin-like domain-containing protein, whose product is MTLVTIDSALAKARFLKEAFTLKHSLVGHPLFTLPRLVELAKSMPGDRIEYNSGKLAVAVKLEDVPRIDKTPEEVIRSIEVDNAWMVLKRVESHPAYRSILETFVREANLAAGRDAGEFEDVQGFIFISSANATTPFHIDAEENILIQLHGDKFVRTFDNGDRALVAEEEMELSPSKHRYLGYEDWFESRATLHSLKPGDALHMPYMVPHWVSTGSSYSISMAMTWKTPEVVRLNKIRTMNGTLRRFGLAQRPPGASPAFDAAKVAMHDAMRGVVEPLRKSETMRNLLRGAVYGRQANYFLRGKTGHGA
- the ald gene encoding alanine dehydrogenase, whose product is MLIGVPKEIKNHEYRVGMTPISVREAVRSGHSVWVQSHAGEGIGASDADYEKAGAKIIPSADEIFGKADMIVKVKEPQAGERKMLREGQILYTYLHLAPDPEQTKDLVNSGAICIAYETVTSARGGLPLLAPMSQVAGRMSVQSGAHCLEKAQGGRGVLLGGVPGVAPAKVVILGGGVVGTNAAAMALGLGADVTILEKSTDRMEELVARFGTQLKTLYSTQGAVEDECADADLVIGGVLIPGAAAPKLVTKKMLPGWKKGSVLVDVAIDQGGCAETSKATTHANPTYEVDGVIHYCVANMPGGVARTSTYALNNVTLPFGLAIANKGWKKALSDDAHLRNGLNVAGGKVTYKAVADDLGYAYVPAEKVLG
- the mtgA gene encoding monofunctional biosynthetic peptidoglycan transglycosylase, whose product is MAPKSQQKAVGKPQETLPWAPRKRRAGALPEGESAAPARADASPAGRFQRLRDFWAARTLWQRRVLTVLGVMVAWPFVMTLVYGVVPPPISNLMVLRLFSGNGITKDWVSLDDMAPALAASVITSEDARFCSHHGVDWIEFQGVVEDAFDDDEGPIRGASTISMQTAKNLFLWDGRGPLGAIRKGLEMPVALWMDAVWTKRRMIEVYLNIVEWAPGVYGAEAASQHHFKKSVSKLTRREAALLAAVLPNPIKRKAGKPSRRVKVIASVIERRARIMGPYLTCLQRKKWL
- a CDS encoding polyprenyl synthetase family protein, producing MAAFPAVCPRPSVEISVPSAYGNSYCGIAHVAQEQHPTFETALAETAQAIETELERLLPPRSGDRLRAAMRYASLGQGKRLRPFLVMQSAGLFDQRPAQALRVAAALECVHCYSLVHDDLPAMDDDDLRRGQPTTHRKFDEATAILAGDGLLTFAFEILAEGATHGDAAIRSNLVLELARASGEAGMVGGQMNDIAAEAGGFESYSAIAAMQGMKTGALFRFACESGAIMAGAERGPLRQYADHIGLAFQVADDILDVESDTATLGKATGKDKGRGKATFVDFLGLGGAKAEAARLADAAVAVLAPYGDKARLLRDTARFVISRKK
- a CDS encoding Lrp/AsnC family transcriptional regulator; this translates as MKFHDLDKSDKIILKVLQSQAQVPLSEMAAKAGLSPSTCHRRIKAMEEAGLILGYSAQLNRKHLGYANEFFVEVSLAAQTEEAFEKFEKAVARVPEILECHLMSGQFDYLLRVIARDAEDYERVHRTRLARLPGLQRIQSSLALRTVKAGGGLPVE